The genomic interval CAGTTTTATTCTGAAGCTTTCGGACACCTGATATCCAACAAACTTTCAGGAGTGTGGGAAAGTTAGATAGAAAGTAGCTACGAGTGATGTGTATGAATGGCAGATGGGTGTATTGACGTatgagttttcttttattttgtaataattaattaatctccACTCACTGAAAACATTGTCAAAACTGCATGTGGCTCATATGAGACAAGCTGatctgaaaccctaattaaGCTAATTTATATTCAGTGAAAACACTTTAACGAGCAAATTATTGGTGGTGGAGACCCAGAAATTCCTTTTGGGTCTTCCCTAATAAGAATAATGTATTTATGCATATTATATATAGAGCATACGTGATTACGCACCCATCAGCTGCCAGCACATACCATCTTTCTCACTCTCTTCATCACACTCACATACATTTGTGAACCACGTGCTCGAAAGAGATGGGAAGAAGTCCTTGTTGTTCTAAAGAAGGTTTGAACAAAGGAGCATGGACAGCTCTGGAAGATAAAATTCTCACAGAATACATTAACATCCATGGCGAAGGAAAATGGAGACACTTGCCCAAAAGAGCAGGTCATGACTTTGAATGAATGCATGCCTATATGGATCAACTTACACACTTTCTTATGCATCATTGATTGATTCAGTTGGAATAACTTGGAAACTTGAATTGGTTAATTTTGAAACAGTAGTTTTCTGATATGTGCAATGGTTTCATGCAGGTCTTAAGAGATGCGGGAAAAGTTGCAGACTGAGATGGTTGAATTATCTAAGACCTGGCATTAAGAGAGGCAACATTACTAATGATGAAGAGGAGCTAATTATCAGGCTTCACAATCTTCTAGGAAACAGGTATATCTACAGACATTATAGTACATTTTTTTCTGTCTTTCTCCTACtcattatactaattttttatcTCTCTAGGAGTGTTTGTTATTTACATTGTATTGATTTGAAAATGGTATCAAATTGTTGCAGATTTCATAGAATAACAGAAGTGTTGGATTGATTTTAGGTGGTCCTTGATTGCTGGACGGCTTCCAGGACGAACAGACAATGAAATCAAGAATTATTGGAACACCAACATTGGAAGGAAACTTCAGAATGGCACCCCAGGATACTCCATTACAAATGGTGGTGCACGAAGCACTTTAAACACGGTTCAGCATGATCAGAACGTGAAGAACCAAGAATGGCAATACGACAAAGGTTCGTGTCTTGTACAGACTAAAGCAACAAGGTGGAGTAAGGTCACAGTCAGTGACGAAATCAGTCACCATAATGATGAAGACAATAACAGCAATGTTGGTGATCATAAGAAAATGAAGGCATTTCTGGTGTCTCCGTCTTCAGAGAGTAACAATGATCCAGTTTTGAATTTCATGGAAAATCTTGAAATGGATGGCAGTTTCTTCTCGGAGCTACTCAAGATGGATTTTCCTGAATCATCTTGTCAAGGAAACAAGATACTGGAAGATAATGATAACCCTAGTTCGGTTGAGAAAGGGTATTTATCTCCAAAGTCATCCTGTGAAACCACTCACTTTTCTTGGGGTGATTCACTGTATGACCCGAATTTTGAATTTCTACCAGTGACAACTTTTACGGAGACCGGATTTGATTGGCTATGAAGCAATTAAAGAAAGTAAGAAAGCTATAAACTGAGCTCAGCGTGTTTGGATTACTTCATCATTATTTTCAAGACAATGTTTTTGGCTGAAAggtttcatttgattgtaaaatAGACAAACATATCTGCATGCATATATAAATGTTCTTATCACTCATTAATTCGATCACGTTACGTTACATCTCTTTGAATAAAACTTGATCTAGTTTCAAAGCTTAACCGCTTTATCAgcattttagattttaaaagttCTACCTTTACATTGTATATCCTCTTTGTAACAAATAAACAGAAATACATACTCAATTTAGTTGATATTattgaggaagaaaaataaGTGATATAAAAAGATAGTGTTGGTgagatattttgaaaagatacGTAGTATTCGTATATGGTATTGCATGAAATAAATAGCTTCTGCTTGTTGTAgtaaaaaacacaatttttgtCCATTTCTTTGCATAGGAATGTGGAGAACAAAAGAACAATAAAAGGTGAtgtgttaataaatttttgggTAATACTTATTATCGTCATGGGAATAACTTTGGTTTTAATTACGATAAAAATGAATACGAGAATGTCATTGTCGAATGTGGTTTGGAAAAAGATATTCCTTTCGTGCTAATCAAGCGGACCAGAGATTACGGGAAAGCTTTTTATGAAGCCATCGACAAGCAAAAAGTTACTGTGGATTTGGAGTTTTGTTTCTTCTAATTATTAGCTACGAAATCAGATGTTCTTGAAAAGGAAAGAGATATTAGAAGCCAAGAATCCCACAAACAAAGGCTTTCAAAACCAAGAATTAGGGCAAATTGGCATCATGTTGAAGTTGCATAGAAAATCTAAATGATGTTTACAATTTTAGGTGTACGAGCTTCACGAACTCATAATCTCTTATACCTTtcctttcaaaattttcaaattaatcatataaattcTAACTATTAGTAAAAGAACTCAACATCTAAACTCGAACAccttttattctaattttactaCTTGTATTGTATAATCGTTCAGtcaacattttcaaagttgaccGCCTGATTAATGTTTCTAAAAGAATAATGGAAAGTTTTTCAAtcttaaatttttgtaaattagatGACTTCTCATTAAAACGATTGATGAATCTACTAGTAAACACTTTTATCACAAAtccaaaaagtaaaatacatttattaacTTTTGAGTCATGATTAAATCAACTCTAAttaaaagttcactttgaaacttataaatacataaGATAAAGAGATAAGTTATTGTATTtattacaaat from Vigna radiata var. radiata cultivar VC1973A chromosome 9, Vradiata_ver6, whole genome shotgun sequence carries:
- the LOC106773093 gene encoding myb-related protein 308-like; translation: MGRSPCCSKEGLNKGAWTALEDKILTEYINIHGEGKWRHLPKRAGLKRCGKSCRLRWLNYLRPGIKRGNITNDEEELIIRLHNLLGNRWSLIAGRLPGRTDNEIKNYWNTNIGRKLQNGTPGYSITNGGARSTLNTVQHDQNVKNQEWQYDKGSCLVQTKATRWSKVTVSDEISHHNDEDNNSNVGDHKKMKAFLVSPSSESNNDPVLNFMENLEMDGSFFSELLKMDFPESSCQGNKILEDNDNPSSVEKGYLSPKSSCETTHFSWGDSLYDPNFEFLPVTTFTETGFDWL